A window of Pantoea agglomerans contains these coding sequences:
- a CDS encoding arsenic transporter produces the protein MFLAGTIFVLTLVLVIWQPKGLSIGWSAVIGATLALLTGVVHIGDIPAVWQIVWNATATFIAVIIISLLLDESGFFEWAALHVSRWGGGRGRLLFTWIVLLGATVAALFANDGAALILTPIVIAMLLALGFSPGATLAFVMAAGFIADTSSLPLIVSNLVNIVTADFFKLGFGAYAAVMVPVNIASVTATLVMLHLFFRKEIPVTYDLAKLKAPRDAIRDKQTFIAGWLVLFLLLAGFFALEPLGVPVSLVAAVAASILWLVARQGGAIDTRKVLKGAPWQIVIFSLGMYLVVYGLRNAGLTDYLSAALNRFAEHGVWGATLGTGFLTAFLSSVMNNMPTVLVGALSIDGSSAQGVVKEAMIYANIIGCDLGPKITPVGSLATLLWLHVLAQKNITVSWGYYFRVGIVMTLPVLFVTLAALALRLTV, from the coding sequence ATGTTTCTGGCGGGCACGATATTCGTTTTGACGCTGGTACTGGTTATCTGGCAACCAAAGGGACTCAGTATTGGATGGAGTGCGGTTATCGGGGCCACTCTGGCGCTGCTGACCGGCGTGGTGCATATCGGGGATATTCCGGCCGTGTGGCAAATTGTCTGGAACGCCACGGCCACGTTTATTGCGGTTATCATCATCAGCCTGCTGCTTGATGAGTCCGGCTTTTTTGAGTGGGCTGCACTGCACGTCTCACGCTGGGGAGGCGGCAGAGGCAGGCTGCTTTTTACCTGGATTGTTCTGCTGGGCGCAACGGTAGCGGCACTGTTCGCCAATGATGGGGCGGCGCTTATCCTGACGCCAATCGTTATTGCTATGCTGCTGGCGCTGGGCTTTAGCCCCGGCGCCACGCTGGCGTTTGTGATGGCAGCAGGCTTTATCGCCGACACGTCAAGCCTGCCGCTTATCGTATCCAACCTGGTCAATATCGTTACGGCGGACTTTTTTAAGCTGGGGTTTGGCGCATATGCAGCCGTCATGGTGCCGGTCAATATCGCCTCCGTCACGGCTACGCTGGTTATGCTTCACCTCTTTTTCCGTAAAGAGATCCCGGTCACCTATGACCTGGCAAAGCTGAAGGCGCCACGGGATGCCATTCGTGACAAGCAAACCTTTATCGCCGGATGGCTGGTGCTGTTTCTGCTGCTGGCCGGGTTTTTTGCCCTGGAGCCGCTCGGCGTCCCGGTCAGTCTGGTAGCCGCGGTGGCAGCATCTATTCTCTGGCTGGTGGCCCGGCAAGGGGGCGCGATCGATACCCGTAAGGTGCTGAAAGGTGCGCCCTGGCAGATAGTCATCTTCTCGCTGGGCATGTACCTCGTTGTGTATGGCCTGCGCAACGCCGGCCTGACGGATTATCTCTCTGCCGCCCTGAACCGCTTTGCGGAGCACGGCGTATGGGGCGCCACGCTGGGCACCGGCTTTCTGACGGCCTTTCTCTCTTCGGTGATGAACAACATGCCCACCGTGCTGGTTGGTGCGCTCTCCATTGATGGCAGTAGCGCTCAGGGCGTGGTGAAGGAGGCGATGATTTACGCCAACATTATCGGCTGCGATCTTGGTCCGAAAATTACCCCTGTCGGCAGCCTGGCAACCCTGCTATGGCTGCACGTACTGGCACAGAAAAATATCACCGTCAGCTGGGGCTATTACTTTCGCGTGGGCATCGTAATGACCCTGCCTGTGCTTTTTGTGACGCTGGCCGCGCTGGCCCTGCGCCTGACTGTTTAA
- a CDS encoding metalloregulator ArsR/SmtB family transcription factor has product MLQLNPLQLFKTLSDETRLSVVLLLREKGELCVCELTSILKAAQPKISRHLALLRESGLLIDRRDGKWIYYRLSPHMPAWAAAVIEQAYLCQRDRILHLSQQAERENATTNGKPVCI; this is encoded by the coding sequence ATGCTTCAGCTTAATCCTCTTCAGCTCTTCAAAACGTTATCTGACGAAACCCGACTCAGCGTGGTGCTGCTGCTGCGCGAAAAAGGGGAGCTTTGCGTCTGTGAGCTTACCTCTATTCTCAAGGCAGCTCAGCCAAAAATTTCCCGCCACCTGGCGCTGCTCAGAGAGAGCGGTCTGCTTATCGACAGGCGCGATGGCAAATGGATCTATTACCGGCTGTCGCCGCATATGCCTGCCTGGGCGGCAGCGGTCATTGAACAGGCTTACCTGTGCCAGCGGGATCGCATTCTGCATCTCAGCCAGCAGGCTGAGCGGGAAAACGCGACCACTAACGGCAAGCCTGTCTGCATTTAA
- a CDS encoding transporter: MVAELLLAPDKSSFDDEVAGLIYGYLISPDAPPRRLNAREAVQAGERPRRDGEFLWLHINLNHARAQHWVQSHFQVDEDFFEEIHSASSRTRLAEQGEALMAILNDVTFSQEEHSAQNATLWIWCRRQLLVSARYRQVAMIERMHQRLQSCAFRNAEEMLLSLLGEQERQLEQVVRRSSLAVDAIEERLLSPAIKANRSELGQLRRMLLRIQRLLAPEPAALFRLLNRPPAWLNRDTLRELRAFTEEFSVVLNDLASLMERIRLLQEEIAARLMEQSNRTLFLLTVITVLALPINIVAGFFGMNVGGIPLAGNPHGFLILVLVVLAFTFVAGWLALRRPGK, from the coding sequence ATGGTTGCTGAGCTACTGCTTGCCCCTGATAAATCCAGTTTCGACGACGAGGTCGCCGGCTTAATTTACGGCTACCTGATCTCCCCAGACGCGCCGCCGCGCCGCCTCAACGCGCGCGAGGCGGTGCAGGCAGGCGAGCGGCCGCGCCGCGACGGCGAGTTTCTCTGGCTGCATATCAATCTCAATCACGCCCGCGCCCAGCACTGGGTTCAGAGCCATTTTCAGGTTGATGAAGATTTCTTTGAAGAGATCCACTCCGCCTCGTCGCGCACCCGGCTGGCGGAGCAGGGGGAAGCGCTGATGGCGATCCTTAATGACGTCACCTTTAGCCAGGAAGAGCACAGCGCGCAGAACGCCACGCTCTGGATCTGGTGTCGGCGCCAGCTGCTGGTCAGCGCGCGCTATCGTCAGGTGGCGATGATTGAACGTATGCATCAGCGCCTGCAGTCGTGCGCCTTTCGCAACGCCGAAGAGATGCTGCTCAGCCTGCTGGGCGAGCAGGAGCGCCAGCTGGAGCAGGTGGTGCGGCGCAGCAGCCTTGCGGTGGACGCGATTGAGGAGCGGCTGCTTAGCCCGGCCATCAAGGCGAACCGCAGCGAGCTGGGGCAGCTGCGCCGCATGCTGCTGCGCATTCAGCGTCTGCTGGCGCCGGAGCCGGCCGCGCTGTTTCGCCTGCTGAATCGTCCGCCTGCGTGGCTGAATCGCGATACGCTGCGCGAACTGCGCGCCTTTACCGAGGAGTTCAGCGTGGTGCTTAACGACCTCGCCAGCCTGATGGAGCGCATCCGGCTGCTGCAGGAGGAGATCGCCGCGCGCCTGATGGAGCAGAGCAACCGCACGCTGTTTCTGTTAACCGTCATTACCGTGCTGGCGCTGCCGATCAATATCGTGGCTGGCTTCTTCGGCATGAACGTCGGCGGCATCCCGCTGGCGGGTAATCCGCACGGCTTTTTGATTCTGGTGCTGGTGGTGCTGGCGTTTACCTTTGTCGCGGGCTGGCTGGCGCTGAGAAGGCCGGGGAAGTGA
- a CDS encoding inorganic phosphate transporter: MSENSLSSSPSVAGRPNLTGKRNRFSKPLFVILLVAGLSFAGFNLFSDVQETDTPITSYVPFFLLGLALVIALGFEFVNGFHDTANAVATVIYTHSLTPGVAVVWSGLCNFLGVLLSSGVVAFGIISLLPVELILQASSGGGFAMVYALLFSAIIWNLGTWYLGLPSSSSHTLIGSIIGVGVANALLHGRSGMSGVDWDQAIKIGYSLILSPLVGFICAALLLLAMKAFIRNRELYEAPQSNEPPPAWIRGLLILTCTGVSFAHGSNDGQKGMGLIMLILVGTMPIAYALNRSLPPDQIPRVAALAQVTENQLLQLQPASARPPVSRDVLTDYVRTGQMNPNVLPALALTLGDISEQIRRYGSMENIPAQAVSNTRNQMYLTSESIKHIQASKVAMPEETQRNLTAIKQELDSATRFIPMWVKVVVAIALGLGTMVGWRRIVVTVGERIGKTHLNYAQGASAELVAMATIGAADSFGLPVSTTHVLSSGVAGSMAANRSGLQLATLRNLAMAWILTLPVSVLLAAGLYALFSQF; this comes from the coding sequence ATGAGCGAAAACAGCCTGTCGTCATCCCCATCGGTTGCCGGACGTCCTAATCTCACTGGCAAGCGCAACCGCTTTTCAAAACCGCTGTTTGTGATTCTGCTGGTCGCCGGACTCTCCTTTGCCGGGTTTAATCTCTTTAGCGACGTGCAGGAGACCGACACGCCGATCACCAGCTACGTTCCCTTCTTTTTGCTGGGCCTGGCGCTGGTGATCGCGCTGGGGTTTGAGTTTGTCAACGGCTTCCACGACACCGCTAACGCAGTGGCGACGGTGATCTATACCCACTCGCTGACGCCCGGCGTCGCGGTGGTCTGGTCAGGCCTGTGCAACTTTCTCGGCGTACTGCTCTCCAGCGGCGTGGTGGCGTTCGGTATTATCTCGCTGCTGCCGGTAGAGCTGATTTTACAGGCGAGCAGCGGCGGCGGCTTCGCCATGGTCTATGCGCTGCTCTTCTCCGCCATTATCTGGAACCTGGGCACCTGGTATCTCGGCCTGCCCTCCTCCTCTTCCCATACGCTGATCGGTTCGATTATCGGCGTCGGCGTCGCCAATGCGCTGCTGCACGGCCGCAGCGGCATGAGCGGCGTGGACTGGGATCAGGCGATTAAGATCGGTTATTCGCTGATCCTCTCGCCGCTGGTGGGCTTTATCTGCGCCGCGCTGCTGCTGCTGGCGATGAAGGCCTTTATCCGCAACCGCGAGCTGTATGAAGCGCCGCAGAGCAACGAGCCGCCGCCAGCCTGGATCCGCGGCCTGCTGATCCTGACCTGTACCGGCGTCTCCTTCGCGCACGGCTCCAACGACGGCCAGAAAGGCATGGGGCTGATTATGCTGATTCTGGTGGGCACCATGCCGATCGCCTATGCGCTGAACCGCTCGCTGCCGCCGGATCAGATCCCGCGCGTGGCGGCGCTGGCGCAGGTAACGGAAAACCAGCTGCTGCAGCTACAGCCCGCCAGCGCCCGTCCGCCGGTCTCGCGCGACGTGCTTACCGACTACGTGCGCACCGGTCAGATGAACCCCAACGTGCTGCCCGCGCTGGCGCTGACACTGGGCGATATCAGCGAGCAGATCCGCCGCTACGGCTCAATGGAGAATATTCCGGCGCAGGCGGTGTCAAACACCCGTAACCAGATGTACCTGACCTCGGAGTCGATCAAGCATATTCAGGCCAGTAAAGTCGCGATGCCGGAAGAGACGCAGCGCAATCTGACGGCGATTAAGCAGGAGCTGGACAGCGCCACGCGCTTTATTCCGATGTGGGTGAAGGTGGTGGTGGCGATTGCGCTGGGCCTCGGCACCATGGTGGGCTGGCGTCGCATCGTGGTTACCGTGGGTGAGCGCATCGGCAAAACCCATCTCAACTACGCGCAGGGTGCCAGCGCTGAGCTGGTGGCGATGGCGACCATCGGCGCGGCGGACAGTTTTGGCCTGCCGGTTTCCACCACCCATGTGCTCTCGTCCGGCGTGGCGGGCAGCATGGCGGCCAACCGCTCCGGCCTGCAGCTCGCCACGCTGCGCAATCTGGCGATGGCGTGGATCCTGACGCTGCCGGTCTCTGTTCTGCTGGCTGCCGGGCTCTACGCCCTTTTCTCGCAGTTCTGA
- a CDS encoding MFS transporter, translating to MSDVAVLTNGQLNKRILSVLIFTFFCYLSVGLPLAVLPGFVHNQLGFSSFMAGLIISLQYFATLLSRPQSGRLADRLGPKRVVMLGTLLCGMSGVMTIIAALCRDWPSISLLLLAVGRLFLGVGESFSSTGSTLWGMNIVGPLQTARVISWNGVATYLAMAIGAPLGVMLNQGLGISGFAGLVALMGVVGYLLASRKPAVEVSQGQRIPFHRVFSRVWLFGLALGFGTIGFGVISTFITLYFASRDWSGAAFALSLFSLGFVLFRLLFSRAITRFGGLRVAIVSLLLECAGLLIIWQAESSLLVDFGALLTGCGFSLIFPALGVEAVKQVERQDQGSALGVYSAFLDLGLGLTGPVAGLLIGYWGMQSVYLAAAIMVLGAFAITLRLMQRYSGAA from the coding sequence ATGTCTGATGTCGCGGTACTGACTAACGGTCAACTCAACAAACGCATTCTCTCTGTTCTGATCTTCACCTTCTTCTGCTATCTCTCTGTCGGGCTGCCGCTGGCGGTGCTGCCGGGATTCGTGCATAACCAGCTCGGCTTCAGCTCGTTTATGGCGGGGCTGATCATCAGCCTGCAATATTTCGCCACGCTGCTGAGCCGTCCGCAGTCGGGCCGGCTGGCGGATCGCCTGGGGCCAAAGCGGGTAGTTATGCTCGGCACGCTGCTCTGCGGTATGAGCGGCGTGATGACCATTATCGCCGCGCTGTGCCGCGACTGGCCGTCGATCAGCCTGCTGCTGCTGGCCGTCGGACGCCTGTTCCTCGGCGTCGGCGAAAGCTTCAGCAGCACCGGCTCCACGCTGTGGGGCATGAACATCGTTGGGCCGCTGCAGACCGCACGCGTCATCTCCTGGAACGGCGTCGCCACCTACCTGGCGATGGCGATTGGCGCGCCGCTCGGGGTGATGCTGAACCAGGGGCTGGGCATCAGCGGCTTTGCGGGTCTGGTGGCGCTGATGGGCGTCGTGGGTTACCTGCTGGCGAGCCGCAAACCGGCGGTCGAGGTGAGCCAGGGGCAGCGCATTCCGTTTCATCGCGTCTTTTCGCGCGTCTGGCTGTTTGGCCTGGCGCTCGGCTTCGGCACCATCGGCTTCGGCGTTATCTCGACCTTTATTACCCTCTATTTCGCCAGCCGCGACTGGAGCGGCGCCGCCTTCGCGCTGTCGCTGTTTAGCCTCGGCTTTGTGCTGTTTCGCCTGCTCTTCAGCCGTGCCATTACGCGTTTCGGCGGGCTGCGCGTCGCTATCGTCTCCTTGCTGCTGGAGTGCGCCGGGCTGCTGATTATCTGGCAGGCAGAGAGCAGCCTGCTGGTGGATTTCGGCGCGCTGCTGACCGGCTGCGGCTTTTCGCTGATTTTCCCCGCGCTGGGCGTGGAGGCGGTAAAGCAGGTAGAGCGGCAGGATCAGGGCTCGGCGCTCGGGGTCTACTCGGCGTTTCTCGATCTGGGACTCGGCCTGACCGGCCCGGTGGCGGGATTGCTGATTGGCTACTGGGGCATGCAGTCGGTCTATCTGGCGGCGGCGATAATGGTGCTGGGCGCCTTCGCCATTACGCTGCGCCTGATGCAGCGCTATAGCGGCGCGGCGTAA
- the dusC gene encoding tRNA dihydrouridine(16) synthase DusC produces the protein MRVLLAPMEGVLDSLVRELLSEVNDYDLCVTEFLRVVDQLLPVKSFYRLCPELRNSSRTPSGTRVRLQLLGQHPEWLAENAARAAELGSWGVDLNCGCPSKLVNGSGGGATLLKDPELIYRGAKAMREAVPSHLPVTVKVRLGWDSGERRFEIADAVQQAGASELVVHGRTKEDGYRAEAINWQAIGEIRQRLRIPVVANGEIWDWQSAQACLKATGCDAVMIGRGALNVPNLSRVVKYNEAPMAWPEVVALLQKYTRLEKQGDTGLYHVARIKQWLGYLRKAYPQADGLFTDIRALKHSSAIAEAIDQQAVALAL, from the coding sequence ATGCGGGTGTTGCTTGCCCCGATGGAGGGCGTACTGGATTCGCTGGTGCGCGAGCTGCTGAGCGAGGTCAACGATTATGACCTCTGCGTCACCGAGTTTTTGCGCGTGGTGGATCAGCTGCTGCCGGTAAAATCGTTTTACCGGCTCTGTCCCGAGCTGCGCAACAGCAGCCGCACGCCTTCGGGCACGCGGGTGCGTTTGCAGCTGCTCGGTCAGCATCCTGAGTGGCTGGCGGAAAACGCGGCGCGCGCCGCCGAGCTGGGATCCTGGGGCGTCGATCTCAACTGCGGCTGCCCCTCGAAGCTGGTAAACGGCAGCGGCGGCGGCGCCACGCTGCTGAAAGATCCCGAGCTGATCTATCGCGGCGCGAAAGCGATGCGCGAGGCGGTGCCGTCGCATCTGCCGGTCACGGTAAAAGTGCGGCTCGGCTGGGATTCCGGCGAGCGGCGCTTTGAAATCGCCGACGCGGTGCAGCAGGCGGGCGCCAGCGAACTGGTGGTACATGGCCGCACCAAAGAGGATGGCTACCGCGCTGAGGCGATCAACTGGCAGGCGATTGGCGAGATCCGCCAGCGGCTGCGCATCCCGGTAGTGGCGAACGGCGAGATCTGGGACTGGCAGAGCGCGCAGGCGTGTCTGAAAGCGACCGGCTGCGATGCGGTAATGATCGGTCGCGGCGCGCTCAACGTGCCGAACCTCAGTCGTGTCGTGAAGTACAACGAGGCGCCGATGGCCTGGCCAGAGGTGGTGGCGCTGCTGCAGAAGTACACGCGGCTGGAGAAGCAGGGCGATACCGGCCTCTACCACGTCGCGCGCATTAAGCAGTGGCTCGGCTACCTGCGCAAAGCCTATCCGCAGGCCGACGGTCTGTTTACCGATATTCGCGCGCTGAAACACTCCTCCGCTATCGCCGAGGCGATCGACCAGCAGGCCGTTGCTCTGGCCCTGTGA
- the rhlE gene encoding ATP-dependent RNA helicase RhlE has protein sequence MSFDSLGLSADILRAVAEQGYREPTPIQRQAIPVVLSGRDLLASAQTGTGKTAGFTLPLLQKLSTTAASGRGRRPVRALILTPTRELAAQIGENVRDYSKYLELRSLVVFGGVSINPQMMKLRGGVDILVATPGRLLDLEHQNAVDLSQIEVLVLDEADRMLDMGFIHDIRRVLAKLPAKRQNLLFSATFSDDIKTLAEKLLHNPEQVEVARRNTASEQVSQLVHFVDKKRKRELLSQLIGEGNWQQVLVFTRTKHGANHLAEQLNKDGITAAAIHGNKSQGARTRALADFKTGAIRVLVATDIAARGLDIEELPHVVNYELPNVAEDYVHRIGRTGRAAATGAALSLVCVDEHKLLRDIERLLKREIPRMAVPGYEPDPSIKAEPIQNGRGQQQQPRGRGRGQGGAPSSSRPQGDKRAPQPRRQSQSEQGAKPARPSRRPAAKKTGTA, from the coding sequence ATGTCTTTTGACTCTCTCGGCCTGAGCGCCGATATTTTGCGTGCGGTCGCTGAACAGGGCTACCGTGAACCTACGCCTATCCAGCGCCAGGCGATCCCTGTGGTGCTGTCCGGGCGCGATCTGCTGGCCAGCGCGCAGACCGGTACCGGCAAAACCGCCGGCTTTACGCTGCCGCTGCTGCAAAAACTCTCAACGACGGCTGCATCGGGCCGCGGCCGCCGTCCGGTACGCGCCCTGATCCTGACGCCGACGCGCGAGCTGGCCGCCCAGATCGGCGAAAACGTGCGCGACTACAGCAAATATCTTGAACTGCGTTCGCTGGTGGTATTCGGCGGCGTCAGCATTAACCCGCAGATGATGAAACTGCGCGGCGGCGTCGACATTCTGGTCGCCACGCCGGGCCGCCTGCTCGACCTGGAGCACCAGAACGCGGTCGATCTGTCGCAGATCGAAGTGCTGGTGCTGGACGAAGCGGATCGCATGCTGGACATGGGCTTTATCCACGATATCCGTCGCGTGCTGGCCAAACTGCCGGCGAAGCGTCAGAACCTGCTCTTCTCCGCAACCTTCTCCGACGACATCAAAACGCTGGCGGAAAAACTGCTGCATAACCCGGAGCAGGTCGAAGTGGCGCGCCGCAATACCGCCTCTGAGCAGGTATCGCAGCTGGTGCATTTCGTCGACAAAAAGCGCAAGCGGGAGCTGCTCTCGCAGCTGATCGGCGAAGGTAACTGGCAGCAGGTGCTGGTCTTTACCCGCACCAAGCACGGCGCCAACCACCTGGCAGAACAGCTGAATAAAGACGGCATCACCGCCGCGGCGATCCACGGCAATAAAAGCCAGGGCGCCCGTACCCGCGCGCTGGCCGACTTTAAAACCGGTGCCATCCGCGTGCTGGTGGCGACCGATATCGCCGCGCGCGGTCTCGATATCGAAGAGCTGCCGCACGTGGTGAACTATGAGCTGCCGAACGTGGCGGAAGATTATGTACACCGCATCGGCCGTACCGGCCGCGCCGCCGCAACCGGCGCCGCGCTCTCGTTAGTCTGCGTGGATGAGCACAAGCTGCTGCGCGATATCGAGCGACTGCTGAAGCGCGAGATCCCGCGCATGGCGGTACCGGGCTACGAGCCGGATCCGAGCATCAAGGCGGAGCCGATTCAGAACGGTCGCGGCCAGCAACAGCAGCCGCGCGGTCGCGGTCGTGGACAGGGCGGCGCGCCGTCATCTTCACGTCCGCAGGGCGACAAACGTGCGCCGCAGCCGCGCCGTCAGAGCCAGTCGGAGCAGGGCGCTAAGCCTGCGCGTCCGTCGCGTCGTCCGGCTGCGAAGAAAACCGGAACCGCGTAA
- a CDS encoding YbhQ family protein — protein MKWSNRVQIITGQTCVHIAMHALVIAALIWGWKHKALIEVCSTLVAAYAVVFIAMLVLQRSVRLRSIGDYLEEATTTYYFGAAMMTLFIVSRYIHNALLIGMLGVVMLVGPALVSLLAKEPAGRIQKKRS, from the coding sequence ATGAAATGGTCTAATCGTGTTCAAATCATCACCGGACAAACCTGCGTGCATATTGCTATGCATGCGCTGGTGATCGCCGCGCTGATCTGGGGCTGGAAACACAAAGCTCTGATCGAAGTGTGCAGCACGCTGGTAGCCGCCTATGCCGTGGTGTTTATCGCCATGCTGGTCCTGCAGCGTAGTGTTCGTTTGCGTAGCATCGGTGATTATCTTGAAGAAGCGACCACCACCTACTATTTTGGCGCGGCGATGATGACGCTGTTTATCGTCTCGCGCTACATACACAACGCCCTGCTGATTGGCATGCTGGGCGTGGTGATGCTGGTAGGGCCGGCGCTGGTCTCGCTGCTGGCGAAGGAGCCGGCAGGGCGCATCCAGAAGAAGCGTAGCTAA
- a CDS encoding endonuclease/exonuclease/phosphatase family protein: MPQTKQGFSFKVLTINTHKGFTTFNRRFILPELREAVRATSADIVFLQEVMGTHAVHPLHHENWPGTPHYEFLADTMWNDFAYGRNAVYPEGHHGNAILSRFPIQEYENRDISVAGSENRGMLHCKISLPEPHGTLHVICVHLGLKEAHRHAQMKMMCDMVASLPHDAPLVVAGDFNDWQLRANHILKHGAGLKEVFSMKHGRPARTFPARFPLLRLDRIYVRNATVSQPWALPRKPWSHLSDHAPLAVEIHL, from the coding sequence ATGCCACAAACTAAGCAAGGATTTTCCTTTAAAGTCCTGACGATCAATACCCACAAAGGATTTACCACCTTTAACCGTCGCTTCATCCTGCCGGAACTGCGCGAAGCGGTACGCGCCACCTCAGCAGATATCGTCTTTTTGCAGGAGGTGATGGGCACCCATGCCGTCCACCCTCTGCATCACGAGAACTGGCCGGGGACGCCGCACTACGAGTTTCTGGCTGACACCATGTGGAACGATTTCGCCTATGGCCGCAACGCCGTCTATCCAGAAGGGCACCACGGGAACGCGATTTTGTCACGGTTTCCCATTCAGGAGTATGAAAATCGCGATATTTCTGTTGCAGGAAGTGAAAACCGCGGCATGTTGCACTGCAAAATCAGCCTGCCGGAGCCGCACGGCACGCTACACGTTATTTGCGTGCATCTGGGCCTGAAAGAGGCGCACCGCCACGCCCAGATGAAGATGATGTGCGACATGGTGGCCTCGCTGCCGCACGACGCGCCGCTGGTAGTGGCGGGTGATTTCAACGACTGGCAGCTGCGCGCCAATCACATTCTGAAGCATGGCGCAGGATTAAAAGAGGTTTTCAGCATGAAACACGGTCGCCCGGCGCGCACCTTCCCTGCGCGCTTTCCGCTGCTGCGGCTCGATCGTATTTACGTACGCAACGCCACCGTCAGCCAACCCTGGGCGCTGCCGCGTAAGCCCTGGTCGCACCTGTCCGATCACGCCCCGCTCGCCGTGGAGATCCACCTATGA
- the clsB gene encoding cardiolipin synthase ClsB, with protein MNFEWREGNSLRLLENGEEFFPRVFGAIQRAERSVMLETFILFEDEVGNALHRELLTAAQRGVKIEVMVDGYGSPDLSDKFVNSLTAEGVRFIYYDPRPLVMGMRTNVFRRLHRKIVVVDEVIAFVGGINFSAEHNTSYGPEAKQDYAVEVKGPIVDDITRYVREAMGSEAVTRRWWGGRSHRPAVNATPGNAQVLFVYRDNDDHRDDIEKHYLDMLRTAKEDVIIANAYFFPGYRLLREMRNAAQRGVRVRLIVQGEPDMPIVKVGAELLYNYLVDAGVEVYEYIRRPLHGKVAVQDRQWSTVGSSNLDPLSLSLNLEANLIVYDRDFNQTLRDNLEQLLAKDCQRVQEDRLPPRNWWQLTKSVVVFHFLRHFPAIAGWLPAHTPLIAQVDPPVQPEMETQDRVETDNEGAKS; from the coding sequence ATGAATTTTGAATGGCGAGAAGGCAACAGTCTGCGCCTGCTGGAAAACGGCGAAGAATTTTTCCCGCGCGTATTCGGCGCGATTCAGCGCGCCGAGCGCAGCGTGATGCTGGAGACCTTTATCCTGTTTGAGGATGAGGTCGGCAACGCGCTGCACCGCGAGCTGCTGACTGCCGCGCAGCGCGGCGTAAAGATAGAGGTGATGGTGGACGGCTACGGCTCGCCGGATCTCTCCGACAAATTTGTTAACAGCCTGACGGCTGAGGGCGTGCGCTTTATCTATTACGATCCGCGTCCGCTGGTGATGGGGATGCGCACCAACGTCTTCCGCCGCCTGCACCGGAAAATCGTGGTGGTGGATGAGGTTATTGCCTTTGTTGGCGGCATTAACTTCTCCGCCGAGCACAACACCAGCTACGGCCCGGAGGCGAAGCAGGACTACGCCGTCGAGGTCAAAGGCCCCATCGTTGACGATATCACCCGCTACGTGCGTGAGGCGATGGGCAGCGAAGCGGTAACGCGCCGCTGGTGGGGCGGCCGCTCCCATCGTCCGGCGGTTAACGCCACCCCCGGCAACGCCCAGGTGCTGTTCGTCTATCGCGACAACGACGACCACCGCGACGATATTGAAAAGCACTACCTCGATATGCTGCGCACCGCGAAAGAGGATGTGATTATCGCCAACGCCTACTTTTTCCCCGGCTATCGTCTGCTGCGCGAGATGCGCAACGCGGCGCAGCGCGGCGTGCGGGTCAGGCTAATCGTGCAGGGCGAACCCGATATGCCGATTGTTAAAGTCGGCGCGGAGCTGCTCTATAACTACCTGGTCGATGCGGGCGTTGAAGTCTATGAATATATTCGCCGCCCGCTGCACGGCAAGGTGGCGGTGCAGGATCGCCAGTGGTCGACCGTCGGCTCCAGCAACCTCGATCCGCTGAGCCTGTCGCTTAACCTTGAAGCCAATCTGATCGTCTACGATCGCGACTTCAACCAGACGCTGCGCGATAACCTGGAGCAGCTGCTGGCGAAAGATTGCCAGCGCGTGCAGGAAGATCGGCTGCCGCCGCGCAACTGGTGGCAGCTGACCAAAAGCGTGGTGGTGTTTCACTTCTTACGCCATTTCCCGGCCATCGCAGGCTGGCTTCCCGCGCACACGCCGCTGATTGCGCAGGTCGACCCGCCGGTTCAGCCGGAGATGGAGACGCAAGACCGTGTCGAAACAGACAATGAAGGGGCTAAATCCTGA